The DNA window ATTGAAAGTAGAATTAGCGCACTGGCAAGAAGAAAGAAATCGGGAAAAAGTGAAAATCCAATGGCAATTCACGACGGACGATGCTCGCATTAAACTTAACCACCTTTACCCACAATTTTAAGCTTGCCAGTCCAGTAGGATGAGTTTGTGTTGAAAGTGTGTGAAGGAGACTCTTAATCTCTTGGTTCAGGGATGAGAGTCACTGGTTGCAACTGATTTACCCTGTATAGGTGACCAGGGATTCGAACCCTGAACCAAGAGATTAAGAGTCTCCTGCTCTGCCGTTGAGCTAGTCACCTCAGTGGTTTGACCGTTTGGGCCTAATTATAGGCGATCGCCACCATTAAGGCAACTCTACTGAGGTCGGTTTAGCGATATGGGGCAATCCCCAGCCCAATTTTTCCCGCAGAATACGGAAGAATTCCGGGGTCTGTAGGCGAATAAACCGAGCCAAATAGGGTGATTTTTCAATGACCACTTCATCTTCAGGAGAGACATAACAGCCTCCATTGCCATCAACCACCATCACTAATTGATTGGGATACACGGGATAAATCGTTACCGGGTCACTGTCATTAAAAACCAGAGCGCGTGAGGCTAAGGAATGGGGACAAATGGGCATCAGTTGTAGGACCGGAACTCCAGGCGTGACTACCGCTCCTCCCGCACTCAGGGAATAGGCGGTTGAACCGGTCGGTGTTGATACGATAACTCCATCAGCAGCCATATCAACCGGGGCATGGTGACCGATTTGAATTTCAAAATGGCACATACTGGTGAGCGGTTCTCGGTGCAGTACCATTTCGTTTAAGCACAGCGCTTCCCATATACTCGGACGTTTGGTGTTATCTTGAGTTTGAGGAGTATTCTGAGAACGCTCGCTATAAACGCGCACCATTAACATGATGCGGTTTTCGATGGTGTAATTGTCGTTCTCCACCTGATCGATGGCTTCTGAGAGATGATTAATATAGGTTTCCGTCAGAAATCCCATGTGACCCGTATTCACCGTTAACATGGGGATACCGCAAGGGGCCACTTGTCGAGCTGCTGAAAGCACCGTGCCATCGCCGCCAAGGACGATCGCAATTTTCATCTGTGACGTAAAGTTTGGGGGAACCAGATGATCGATGGGAGTATGGCATGTGGGACGATCGGGATGGGAGTATCCCAATATTCCCCCTGCACCTGTCGCCAGTCGCACCGTCCATCCCCGTTGGATCAGTTGTTGTTCTAGTTCTTCTGCGACTCGACAGGCAGTTGGTTTAATGTCGTTGTAAATAATCCCAGCTTCGGGCACGCTAATACCAGTATTGAGAAGGTTTTCTAAATGATTTGTCTAAGGATTGTACTTCAAAGGGGTTGAATCTCGATCGCTAATCTACAGTTTTCTAGGAACGAGATTTAAACGGGCTTCTCCGTTTTTTACTTTTTTGCTTCATTTTCTCGCGCTCGTATTCGACTTCTTTGAGTTTCTTGAGAATACGGCTAAAGTATTCCTGCATATAGGAGTCTAAGGTAGTGATGTCTTTGGGGTCAAGGCCAAATACAGTATAGACTTCATCCATAGGGGCGCTCAGAGGCTTCCCACTGGCTTGAACTTCCGCAAAGGCGAGGCGATCGCTAATATTCCATGTCCATTGGAAAAATTGAGCGATTCGACGAACCCCTCGCAATAAGGCGATCGGCATTCGCGAGACTCTGGCTTGTCGTCCAGAGAGTCTTTCGCATAAGGCAATGATTTCATCTCCACTCCACGCTTTTGGTCCGACAAGGGGAAATGTTCGCCCTTCAGTTTCTGGCACACTCAAGGCCCGCACGGCGAATTGAGCGATATCCTGGGTATCCATATAGGCTACTGGTGAAGATTTTCCCATCACCCAAACGCCCTGTTGGTCAAGGATGGGAATGGCATACTGGGGAATGAGTCCCTGCATGAAGCCGGCTAACTGAAAAATGGTATAGTTCAGTTCTGCTTGCTTCAAGAACAGTTCTGTACAGTGCTTGATAGCCATTAACGGCACTTGGGGATATTGGTCAGCATCCAGAATCGAGAAAAATATGTAGCGTTCAATACCCGCTTCTTTGACCGCTTGAATCAGGGAGACTTTGGCTTCCCAGTCTACTTCTTTCATACTCAGGGAGTCGGTCGGACGGGAGGTAGACGCATCAATGACAGCGGTGACTCCTTGAAGCGCTTCTTTGATACTGTCAGGTTGACACAAATTTCCTGGGGCAAGTTCAGCTCCCCGTTCTTTTAGAAATCCGGCTTTTTGATAATTCCGCACTAAACAACGAACGGAGTGCCCTTCTTCTAGGGCGCGGAAGGTAATCTGCCTTCCTAGTGTGCCTGTGGCTCCAACAATTAATAAAGTCATTGATAATGGATATATATTTACAAAACGTTAACTTTTTATAAGAGTCTATCAGAAAACTTCAAGAATCTTGACATTTGTTCATGATTTTTCTGGCGATCGCCACAGATCTCAGCGATCCACTTCCAGTCCGAATCGCTACGAAGAAGGCGGGGAACTCTCCCCGCCAAGCATGAAAGTGTTACAGCGAATCGCTGTAAACTTGAGTTAAGCTACTTCAGATTAGCCTTCGACGCTATCCTGAATTTTCAGCAGCAGGAAGCCTAAACCTAGGCCCACCATAATTAAACTGGAAGATAACAGTGCAGCATTAAAGATTTCAGCGCCCATGGTTTAAGTAATATCCTTTAAGGTGAATGATCAAGGGGTAGAGACTCAAGCCTAGAAACTTAGGAGTAAGCCTATAGGTTGATTGTAGAACAGGGAATGGGGAATGGGACAATAGCACCATTGAACTGATTCATCTAGAACTTATGACTCACCGTTTAGCAATTACGATGGGCGATCCCATGGGAATTGGCCCGGAAGTTATTTTGAAAGCACTTGCCGATCGCCAGCTTCAGGAGCAGATTCAGATGACGGTGGTTGGGTCTGCCTCCATTTTACAGGAAACCTACAGCCGTTTAGCTCCCCATGGACAACTCCTAGCTAATCCTGACGATTTATCGATTCTCGATATTCCCCTGCCGGATGAGGTAGCCGAGGAACTGAAGTTAGGAGAGGGAAATGGGGCCAGTGGATGGGCTAGTTTTGCTTATTTGCAAGAGGCTATTTCTCAAACGCTCTGTGGCCACTTTCAAGGGATTGTCACGGGGCCAATCGCTAAATCGGCTTGGAAAGCGGCTGGATATGATTATCCGGGACAAACGGAACTGTTAGCGGAAAAATCGAGTACAGAGCAATTTGGGATGCTATTTGTGGGAAGATCTCCCCATACCCAGTGGCAATTGGTTACTTTATTAGCGACCACTCACATCCCTCTGG is part of the Roseofilum reptotaenium CS-1145 genome and encodes:
- a CDS encoding NAD(+) kinase; protein product: MPEAGIIYNDIKPTACRVAEELEQQLIQRGWTVRLATGAGGILGYSHPDRPTCHTPIDHLVPPNFTSQMKIAIVLGGDGTVLSAARQVAPCGIPMLTVNTGHMGFLTETYINHLSEAIDQVENDNYTIENRIMLMVRVYSERSQNTPQTQDNTKRPSIWEALCLNEMVLHREPLTSMCHFEIQIGHHAPVDMAADGVIVSTPTGSTAYSLSAGGAVVTPGVPVLQLMPICPHSLASRALVFNDSDPVTIYPVYPNQLVMVVDGNGGCYVSPEDEVVIEKSPYLARFIRLQTPEFFRILREKLGWGLPHIAKPTSVELP
- a CDS encoding SDR family oxidoreductase, which gives rise to MTLLIVGATGTLGRQITFRALEEGHSVRCLVRNYQKAGFLKERGAELAPGNLCQPDSIKEALQGVTAVIDASTSRPTDSLSMKEVDWEAKVSLIQAVKEAGIERYIFFSILDADQYPQVPLMAIKHCTELFLKQAELNYTIFQLAGFMQGLIPQYAIPILDQQGVWVMGKSSPVAYMDTQDIAQFAVRALSVPETEGRTFPLVGPKAWSGDEIIALCERLSGRQARVSRMPIALLRGVRRIAQFFQWTWNISDRLAFAEVQASGKPLSAPMDEVYTVFGLDPKDITTLDSYMQEYFSRILKKLKEVEYEREKMKQKSKKRRSPFKSRS
- the petM gene encoding cytochrome b6-f complex subunit PetM — its product is MGAEIFNAALLSSSLIMVGLGLGFLLLKIQDSVEG